TACATCGAAAACTTAGAGAAAAAGTTGCAAAAGCCGATTGTGACGCGCTTGCTCCCCGCAGAGGTTTTTTGGCCTGCAGAGCATGAGCATTTTGGTTACTACATGAATAACCTCAATGCTCCTTATAGTTTGGCTGTTATTCAGCCAAAACTACGTGAGTTTGCTCGTACTTATAAGGCATTAATTAAAGACCACGGGGAATAAGACTACCCTGAGACACCATAGTTCATTCGGCGTAGGATTAGCTCCATGATGGCCATAGCAATAAGAGTGATAATGATACGCCCCACTAAAATCACCCAAATATTGGCCCCTAACGCAGCAACCAAAAGGGTGTCCTCAATTAACGAGTGTGATAATGAGAGCCAAGATAAAGCGAGCAATCTGGTTTTCGCATCAAAGTTATTTTTTTGAGCTTGCTCAATAATAAGAGCCCCACCATAGCTCAAACCTAATAAAACACCTACTGTAGTAACGGGTGCCACACGCTCATCTAAACCAGATAGACGCAATATAGGCGTCATCAGCTTAGTTACTAGGTTTGTAAAACCTATCTTTCCTAAAACATCTAAGATAACCACGAGACAGAAAATAATGAGGGCAGTCATTATGAGGGTACGCGTAGTGGTTTGAAGCCAAGGCCACCAAGAGCCCCAAAAGCCGTATTGATGCTGTGTGATCTCACCTCGTAACCAGCTCAGATCAACCGGAGAGCCCAACAGATTTAGTTTGCTTAATATCCAGGCCACAAAGCCGCCATAAATCATAGCGACTCCTATACGTAACAACCCCGTAACGACAGCGCTAGCACCCGCCCGTTGAGCAATAGATTGCTCCATGGGAAGATTATGGGCAAACAGCATCATGGCACCTAAAGCGCTGAGTTGTGCTGTCGTAAAGGTTGTATTTTCAGACAGGGCCCCTAATGTTGCCATACCGCCATATATATTAGTCAGAATGGTTGTTACCCAAACAATGCCCGCTTCTGGAGGAAGTGACAACATAGCCATTATGGGGGCGATGGTATGAGCTAACCATGTGACTAAGCCAATTTGATCTGCAAAATGCACAATAAATAAAACGGGCAACATAATTTTGGCCACAGTTAAAAACATGCGCCAACTACGCTGCCCAATTTGTACTACATAGTTTTTCATCCCCTACTCCTTATGTTTGCTCGCATTGTAGCAGTCCGTGGAGTAGGGGAGGCACTCCTATTTACTCTACTGTTTTAAGCACACCACGTCGCATTTGGTCTAGTTCTATAGACTCAAAAAGAGCTTTGAAATTACCCTCGCCGAAGCCTTCATTTCCTTTGCGTTGAATCAGCTCAAAGAAAATAGGGCCTAATTGGTTTTCTGTGAATATTTGTAGCAAGAGTCCGCCACCAGGAGCACCGTCAAGCAAGATGCGATTTTTTTGTAGGCGCTCGGTATCTTCACCGTGATCAGGAATACGTTGATCTAATAGTTCGTAATAGGTGTCAGGCGTGTCTAAAAATACAAGACCTCCTTGACGCAGGTTTTCTACACTGTCATAGATGTTGCTGCTGCCTAGAGCTATATGTTGAATGCCTTCACCATCATACATATCTAAGTACTCTTGAATTTGGCCTTTTTCTTCTGTGCCTTCTTCATTAATGGGAATGCGGATATTGCCACACGGGGATGTCATTGCTTTTGATTTGACACCAGTGACTTTGCCTTCTATATCAAAGTAGCGAACTTCCTTAAAATTAAATAGTCGCTCATAGAATTTTGCCCACTCATCCATACGGCCCTTATGTACGTTATGAGTTAAGTGATCAATAACGGTAAGACCAGCACCTTGGTGGTGTACGTCTTCAGATGCTGTTGCTGTGTCAATGGGGGCGAAATCCACATCATAAATGCTGATGTCGCCAATCCCATTGTGCCCATCTTTACCTTTCCAGCGATCCACTAGGTAAATTAAAGAGTCACCAATCCCTTTAATGGCTGGAATATTTAGCTCCATCGGACCACTTCCCGATGCGATACCCCATGCTCCTAAGTCTAAGGCACGTTGATACGCATACGCAGCATCATCGACTCGGAATGCTATTGCACAGATAGAGGGGCCGTGGCGATTAGCAAATCGACTTGCGAACGAGTCGGGCTCGGCATTCAAAAGAAAATTAATATCGCCTTGTCTATATAGAGTGACATTTTTACGGCGATGCTTGGCAATGGCTTTAAAGCCTAAGCTTTCGAACGTTTGT
This Paenalcaligenes faecalis DNA region includes the following protein-coding sequences:
- the hppD gene encoding 4-hydroxyphenylpyruvate dioxygenase — its product is MMETFTPWENPMGTSGFEFIEYTSAEPEKLAQTFESLGFKAIAKHRRKNVTLYRQGDINFLLNAEPDSFASRFANRHGPSICAIAFRVDDAAYAYQRALDLGAWGIASGSGPMELNIPAIKGIGDSLIYLVDRWKGKDGHNGIGDISIYDVDFAPIDTATASEDVHHQGAGLTVIDHLTHNVHKGRMDEWAKFYERLFNFKEVRYFDIEGKVTGVKSKAMTSPCGNIRIPINEEGTEEKGQIQEYLDMYDGEGIQHIALGSSNIYDSVENLRQGGLVFLDTPDTYYELLDQRIPDHGEDTERLQKNRILLDGAPGGGLLLQIFTENQLGPIFFELIQRKGNEGFGEGNFKALFESIELDQMRRGVLKTVE